One Paenibacillus sp. FSL H7-0737 DNA segment encodes these proteins:
- a CDS encoding S-layer homology domain-containing protein, whose product MTLKKKLVVSTLAASMVAASVAGLPLGNLGAVGTASAATVSSSTAVKEKVLNVYKQLSATDVVYLYNLKNEVAALDEATFAEIFAPVLNKLSLDEVETKTSLKLFQSVTSVVYDVYGNDFSGIQIIRNDDKNIALLSKIATKAGVSGLTVDSVSEFLISVETELRTLVSSKTTAELLEILKSESGYDTLLDEAIAKVLSHTTGAGALTVSQALQNLGVTASDVKQTLKNLNNTIKSAKPAAKSLALAYVKAYGLGDNGNGNGNGNGNGNGNGGSNGGNGNVTTPVTPAPTPGIYDVSKLVSVVDGKATLKLVDADVIKELDKLVAANSGKTGLTLTLNLGTVSATTVEVPLSQAIIEAAKAKGVANIAVTFNGVTVTIPVSQFSTAIALTVTTAKPEVVTSVTKLKLASDVYEFALSVNGVATSTFKQPITIKLPLKNTDGLDKELLSVAKLVYGSLQFQGGVLDGEFIVEPRDTFSSYAVLENKVNFTDIASVQAWAGKQIQVVAAKGAIEGVGEGKFAPKSNVTRAEFAKMLIRALNLENNSAVQSFSDVSSSAWYAPYVAVAAEKGIITGRSAAKFDPNATITRAEMATMISRAVKSINPAATTNVTAISQFSDAAKISASLRDGVAFAADHNLVIGNAGKFNPNNTATRAEAAVIIYRTINFK is encoded by the coding sequence GTGACTTTGAAAAAGAAACTAGTAGTATCAACATTGGCAGCAAGTATGGTAGCAGCATCCGTAGCGGGTCTTCCGTTGGGTAATCTTGGAGCAGTGGGTACAGCATCTGCAGCTACAGTTAGCAGCAGTACAGCAGTTAAGGAGAAAGTTCTTAATGTTTACAAGCAACTCTCTGCAACAGATGTAGTTTACCTCTATAATTTGAAAAATGAGGTTGCTGCGCTGGACGAGGCAACTTTCGCAGAGATTTTTGCTCCAGTCTTGAACAAGCTTTCATTGGATGAAGTAGAAACAAAGACATCACTTAAATTGTTCCAAAGCGTTACTAGTGTAGTATATGATGTCTATGGGAACGATTTCTCCGGAATTCAAATTATCCGTAACGACGACAAAAATATTGCCCTGTTGAGCAAAATTGCAACTAAAGCGGGTGTGTCTGGTCTTACTGTAGATAGTGTTTCTGAATTCTTAATCAGTGTAGAAACAGAACTTCGTACACTGGTTAGCAGCAAGACAACTGCAGAGTTGTTGGAAATTCTCAAATCTGAATCTGGTTACGATACTTTGTTGGATGAGGCTATTGCGAAAGTATTGAGCCACACTACAGGAGCAGGAGCTCTTACAGTAAGCCAAGCGTTGCAAAATCTTGGAGTTACTGCTAGTGATGTGAAGCAAACATTGAAGAACCTGAATAATACGATTAAATCTGCGAAGCCTGCGGCGAAATCACTTGCACTTGCTTACGTTAAAGCGTATGGATTGGGCGATAATGGCAACGGCAACGGCAACGGCAACGGCAACGGTAACGGTAATGGTGGTAGCAATGGTGGAAATGGAAATGTTACAACTCCTGTAACTCCTGCTCCAACTCCAGGAATCTACGACGTATCCAAGCTAGTAAGTGTTGTTGACGGTAAAGCAACATTGAAATTGGTAGATGCCGATGTAATTAAAGAGTTGGATAAGCTAGTTGCAGCGAATTCTGGCAAAACAGGTCTTACTTTGACCCTGAATCTGGGAACAGTAAGCGCTACTACAGTTGAAGTTCCGCTTTCCCAAGCAATTATTGAAGCTGCAAAAGCTAAAGGTGTTGCAAATATCGCGGTTACGTTCAATGGTGTAACAGTAACGATTCCTGTAAGTCAGTTCAGCACAGCTATTGCATTGACAGTAACTACCGCTAAACCAGAAGTTGTAACTTCTGTTACCAAACTGAAATTGGCTTCGGATGTGTATGAATTTGCACTTAGCGTGAACGGTGTAGCAACAAGCACATTCAAACAACCAATTACCATTAAACTTCCGCTTAAGAATACTGATGGTCTTGATAAAGAATTGCTGTCCGTAGCGAAGCTTGTATACGGTAGCCTGCAATTCCAAGGTGGTGTGCTTGATGGAGAGTTCATCGTAGAACCACGTGATACTTTCTCATCCTATGCAGTGCTTGAGAATAAAGTAAACTTTACGGATATTGCTAGTGTACAAGCTTGGGCTGGCAAACAAATTCAAGTCGTAGCTGCAAAAGGCGCGATTGAAGGCGTGGGCGAAGGCAAATTCGCACCGAAGAGCAATGTAACTCGTGCAGAGTTCGCTAAAATGTTGATTCGTGCGCTTAATCTGGAGAACAACTCTGCCGTACAAAGCTTTAGTGATGTAAGTTCATCTGCTTGGTATGCACCATATGTAGCAGTTGCAGCAGAAAAAGGAATCATTACTGGACGCAGTGCGGCTAAGTTCGATCCTAATGCAACCATCACACGTGCAGAGATGGCAACAATGATCTCCCGTGCAGTGAAATCTATCAATCCAGCTGCAACAACGAATGTAACGGCAATCAGCCAATTCTCCGATGCTGCTAAGATCAGTGCATCTTTGAGAGATGGCGTAGCATTCGCAGCAGATCATAACTTGGTTATCGGAAATGCTGGTAAGTTCAACCCGAACAATACGGCTACTCGTGCTGAAGCAGCAGTAATTATCTACCGTACTATTAACTTCAAGTAA
- a CDS encoding stalk domain-containing protein, with protein sequence MSKATLPVIVLSLIASIGLAPLTASAPISVSAAAVPSATTKAANSTIKVQSMNVNMIFDGVSIGTPPGQYVFMYNNTTYVPLRFMSYALQKSVVWDAKNVKVTVAEPSSSELVVIKEYLMNATNGNSASAVPKNLVLNQVKASYVFNGATKALPTGQSSFILNGSLYVPLRFLSESVGHNISWDQKTKTITAASKAYQEQGGNNSSTGNNGKDPSPVVTPAPTDSTGAAGVGTAGTGKVSYETITSETEAKLTALKDQSQSTLMSIALEYLGAKDEASKKSIKAKGVQQLSAFTANFNSIVADTEQKLNSNGYSTAIISQYRSEFESQLQLGKDLAEGMAN encoded by the coding sequence ATGTCTAAAGCAACTCTACCAGTCATAGTTCTATCGTTAATAGCTTCAATAGGTTTAGCACCCTTAACGGCATCCGCTCCTATCTCCGTATCAGCAGCGGCGGTACCAAGTGCAACAACTAAGGCTGCAAATTCTACGATTAAAGTGCAGAGCATGAACGTGAATATGATTTTTGATGGAGTGAGTATTGGGACCCCTCCAGGTCAATATGTATTCATGTACAACAATACAACTTATGTTCCATTACGCTTTATGTCATATGCATTGCAAAAGAGTGTAGTTTGGGATGCTAAAAACGTTAAAGTTACTGTAGCAGAGCCTAGCAGTTCAGAGCTAGTTGTGATTAAAGAGTATCTAATGAATGCAACAAACGGGAATAGTGCCTCAGCAGTACCTAAGAATCTTGTACTCAATCAAGTGAAGGCAAGTTATGTATTTAACGGTGCAACCAAGGCATTACCAACTGGGCAATCCAGCTTTATCTTGAATGGCTCCTTATATGTGCCTCTACGTTTTTTATCGGAATCTGTAGGTCATAACATTAGCTGGGATCAGAAGACGAAAACCATTACTGCCGCTTCTAAGGCGTATCAAGAGCAAGGTGGCAATAATAGTTCGACTGGTAACAATGGGAAGGACCCATCTCCAGTAGTGACACCTGCACCAACGGATTCAACTGGTGCAGCTGGTGTTGGTACTGCGGGTACTGGAAAGGTTTCTTATGAAACCATTACTAGTGAAACGGAAGCCAAACTTACTGCACTCAAAGATCAAAGCCAATCGACATTAATGAGTATTGCTTTAGAATATCTCGGGGCAAAAGATGAAGCGAGTAAAAAGAGTATTAAGGCTAAAGGTGTACAACAACTTTCAGCGTTTACTGCTAACTTCAATAGTATAGTTGCAGACACTGAACAAAAACTGAACAGTAATGGATATAGCACAGCAATCATTAGTCAATATAGAAGTGAATTTGAATCGCAGCTTCAGTTGGGTAAAGATTTGGCTGAGGGAATGGCTAACTAA
- a CDS encoding YveK family protein has protein sequence MSSQELDLRDYFQIVRKRLWLIASIVVLVCGVAGVYSLYIKNPVYEASTKIIVNQTPTQSAAAQLDLNQINTNIQLINTYKEIIKTPAILDIVTRDYPQFNITAEELLKKVNVSSVNNTQVMTLVVRDNSYQRAAEIVNAISLVFKDEIPNLFNVENVSILNEAKVNPLNEPGPVEPNVLMNMAIAFIVSLMIGLGIAFLLEYMDDTLKTEADIEKYLGLPTIAMITRLGSEESKQGATQAQTQTSRKAGELEHVTAAK, from the coding sequence TTGTCATCACAAGAATTGGATCTTCGCGATTATTTTCAGATCGTCAGGAAGAGACTATGGCTGATTGCTAGCATAGTTGTTTTGGTGTGCGGTGTTGCTGGTGTGTACAGTCTGTATATTAAGAATCCGGTGTATGAAGCATCCACTAAGATTATTGTTAACCAGACTCCGACTCAATCGGCAGCAGCGCAGCTTGATTTGAACCAGATTAATACTAATATTCAATTGATTAATACGTATAAGGAAATTATTAAGACTCCGGCCATCCTTGATATTGTTACGAGAGATTATCCGCAGTTCAATATTACTGCAGAAGAGCTGTTGAAGAAGGTTAATGTGAGCTCCGTCAATAATACGCAGGTGATGACACTTGTCGTTCGAGATAATTCGTATCAGCGAGCCGCTGAAATCGTGAATGCCATTTCACTTGTATTCAAGGATGAGATTCCTAACCTATTTAACGTGGAGAACGTATCGATTCTAAATGAGGCCAAAGTGAATCCACTTAACGAGCCAGGACCCGTAGAACCGAATGTCTTAATGAATATGGCTATAGCTTTCATCGTTTCCTTGATGATTGGTTTAGGGATTGCTTTCTTGCTGGAATACATGGACGATACGCTGAAGACTGAAGCAGATATTGAGAAATATCTTGGTCTACCAACGATAGCGATGATTACAAGATTGGGTTCAGAAGAAAGCAAACAAGGCGCAACACAGGCACAGACGCAAACATCCAGAAAGGCGGGCGAACTCGAACATGTCACAGCTGCCAAATAA
- a CDS encoding polysaccharide biosynthesis protein: MTAKSRVILLFFIDLAIIWFSIVTSYLFRYPNHALQEYVVQMLQFGVIATFAFGGSLIYFGLYRRMWQYASIGEIISVSKAIVVGSLFSFALAYLILPDRVPLAIEVRSMETILLLVGGVRFLWRVLHNDRINYKDTKTHTLIVGAGDCGILIAREMMGPSFAHTKLVGFIDDSINKYHMSILGVPVLGNRYAIPAIVKEREIHEIIIAMPSVSRTEISEIINLAKKTGAKLKIIPALNDLIAGKISVKKLRDVSVEDLLGREPIIADLNSILGYVHHKTVLVTGAGGSIGSELCRQIAPFGPDKLMLLGHGENSIYMIEMELRKKFPDLNIVTVIADVQDRSRIMDVFSSHKPHVVFHAAAHKHVPLMERNPSEAIKNNVFGTRNVADCADKYGAERFVMISSDKAVNPTSVMGATKRIAEMYVQSLHTTSRTKFSAVRFGNVLGSRGSVIPAFKEQIAAGGPVTVTHPEMVRYFMTIPEAVQLVIQSGSFAKGGEVFILDMGEPVKILTLAEDLITLSGYEPYRDIDIQFSGIREGEKLYEELLTDEENLGSTDHGRIFIGRPNVISLNQLELEFKRLERVLAEEPEVIREIINQIVPMQPVAQVAIS; the protein is encoded by the coding sequence ATGACAGCGAAATCTAGAGTGATTCTTTTATTCTTCATTGATCTTGCGATCATTTGGTTCAGTATTGTGACATCTTATTTGTTTCGGTACCCTAACCATGCTCTTCAGGAATACGTTGTACAGATGCTGCAATTTGGTGTGATTGCAACATTTGCATTCGGTGGAAGTCTGATATACTTCGGTCTTTACCGAAGAATGTGGCAATATGCCAGTATCGGTGAGATTATATCGGTTTCTAAAGCTATTGTAGTAGGGTCTTTATTTTCATTTGCACTGGCGTATCTAATTTTGCCGGATAGAGTACCTCTTGCCATAGAAGTTCGGTCGATGGAGACTATTCTTTTATTAGTAGGTGGAGTTCGATTTTTGTGGAGAGTACTTCATAATGATCGAATCAATTACAAAGACACTAAGACCCATACACTAATTGTAGGTGCAGGCGATTGTGGAATATTAATTGCTAGGGAAATGATGGGGCCTTCTTTTGCTCATACGAAGCTAGTAGGTTTCATTGATGATAGTATCAATAAATATCATATGTCGATACTGGGTGTGCCAGTCTTAGGCAATCGTTACGCGATTCCCGCTATTGTGAAAGAACGGGAAATTCATGAGATTATTATCGCTATGCCTTCCGTTTCACGTACTGAAATTTCTGAAATTATTAATCTTGCGAAGAAGACAGGGGCCAAGCTAAAGATTATACCGGCGCTTAACGATCTGATCGCGGGAAAAATATCAGTGAAGAAACTGCGAGATGTTAGCGTTGAAGATTTACTAGGCCGTGAACCGATTATAGCAGATTTGAACAGTATTCTAGGTTATGTACACCACAAGACTGTGTTAGTTACGGGGGCTGGTGGATCTATTGGTTCAGAGCTCTGTCGGCAGATTGCCCCATTTGGTCCCGACAAGTTAATGTTACTTGGACACGGAGAGAACAGCATTTATATGATTGAAATGGAGCTTCGTAAGAAGTTTCCGGATCTGAATATTGTTACCGTAATCGCGGATGTACAGGACCGCAGTCGGATAATGGACGTATTCAGCAGCCATAAGCCACATGTTGTCTTTCATGCGGCAGCACATAAACACGTTCCATTGATGGAGCGGAACCCTTCTGAAGCCATTAAGAATAATGTCTTCGGAACAAGGAATGTTGCGGATTGTGCAGATAAATATGGTGCGGAGAGATTTGTAATGATCTCATCGGATAAAGCGGTTAACCCAACGAGTGTGATGGGTGCAACTAAGCGGATTGCTGAAATGTATGTGCAAAGTCTGCATACCACAAGTAGAACAAAGTTCTCAGCCGTGCGTTTTGGGAACGTGCTTGGCAGTCGTGGCAGTGTAATCCCGGCCTTTAAAGAGCAGATTGCTGCTGGTGGTCCAGTCACTGTTACTCATCCAGAAATGGTCCGTTATTTTATGACGATTCCAGAAGCCGTTCAGCTTGTAATCCAGTCGGGTTCTTTTGCCAAAGGTGGTGAAGTGTTCATTCTGGATATGGGAGAACCTGTAAAGATTCTAACGTTAGCGGAAGATTTGATTACTCTCTCTGGTTATGAACCTTATAGGGATATTGATATTCAGTTCTCCGGTATTCGTGAGGGCGAGAAGTTATATGAAGAACTATTAACAGATGAAGAGAATTTAGGCTCTACAGATCATGGGAGAATCTTTATCGGTAGACCTAATGTGATAAGTCTGAATCAGCTAGAACTGGAATTCAAACGTTTGGAACGTGTTCTCGCCGAAGAACCTGAAGTTATTCGCGAAATAATCAATCAGATTGTACCGATGCAGCCCGTTGCCCAAGTTGCTATCAGCTAA
- a CDS encoding CpsD/CapB family tyrosine-protein kinase has protein sequence MSQLPNKQRHLITVTNPRSPVSEAFRALRTNIDFSSVDETIQVIMVTSSGPEEGKSTVSANLAAAYAQADKKVLLIDGDLRKPTAHKTFSLSNRFGLSSLLSQQAVLEDTVQDSGVSNLSIMTSGPIPPNPAEMMASNRMSTLLQDLRQRYDVILIDTPPLLAVTDAQIMASKSDGVIMVVSYGKVKRDIAVKAKANLDRVGAKMLGVVLNNVKRKASEGYYYYYYGN, from the coding sequence ATGTCACAGCTGCCAAATAAACAACGACATCTAATTACCGTTACGAACCCTCGCTCCCCTGTATCTGAAGCGTTTCGTGCGCTACGCACAAATATTGATTTTTCCTCTGTAGATGAGACTATTCAAGTAATCATGGTAACTTCGTCCGGACCGGAGGAAGGTAAATCAACAGTTTCTGCTAATTTAGCTGCGGCTTACGCACAGGCAGATAAGAAGGTATTGTTGATTGACGGTGATTTGCGGAAACCGACAGCACATAAGACTTTTTCGCTTAGTAACCGATTTGGGCTATCTTCACTACTGTCGCAGCAGGCGGTTCTTGAGGATACTGTCCAAGATTCTGGTGTTTCCAATCTTTCCATTATGACCTCAGGACCGATTCCTCCAAATCCAGCAGAAATGATGGCTTCTAATCGGATGAGTACTCTTTTGCAGGACTTGCGCCAGCGTTATGATGTCATTCTTATTGATACTCCACCGTTATTGGCGGTTACAGATGCGCAGATCATGGCTTCCAAGAGTGATGGTGTCATTATGGTTGTCAGCTATGGCAAGGTAAAGCGGGATATTGCTGTAAAAGCTAAAGCTAACCTCGATCGTGTAGGTGCAAAAATGCTTGGCGTGGTTCTCAATAATGTAAAACGTAAAGCCAGCGAAGGTTACTATTACTACTACTATGGAAATTGA
- a CDS encoding sugar transferase, with amino-acid sequence MRPYVYVKQTIDFLLALIGMLVLWPVFLIIAIAIKTSSKGPILFKQKRLGKNKSEFYILKFRTMRTDTPNDMPTHLLKDPDFFITKVGRFLRKTSLDELPQIINILKGEMSIVGPRPALWNQYDLIAERDKFEANDIKPGLTGWAQINGRDEPTIEQKAKLDGEYVSKLSFKFDVKVFFMTILSVLKSEGVQEGETT; translated from the coding sequence ATGAGACCTTATGTTTACGTGAAACAAACCATTGATTTTCTGTTGGCTTTAATCGGAATGTTAGTGTTATGGCCTGTCTTCTTGATCATTGCGATCGCGATTAAGACAAGCTCTAAAGGACCTATCCTATTTAAACAAAAGCGATTAGGTAAAAATAAATCGGAATTCTATATTCTCAAATTTAGAACGATGAGAACAGATACGCCTAATGATATGCCAACTCATCTATTGAAGGATCCAGATTTCTTTATAACAAAAGTGGGCAGGTTTCTAAGAAAAACAAGCTTGGATGAACTACCGCAAATTATCAATATCCTTAAGGGTGAAATGAGTATTGTTGGACCTCGCCCTGCATTATGGAATCAGTATGATTTGATTGCTGAGCGTGATAAGTTCGAGGCTAATGATATCAAACCTGGTCTGACTGGGTGGGCTCAGATAAACGGTCGAGATGAACCAACGATTGAACAAAAGGCAAAGCTTGATGGTGAGTATGTGTCAAAACTATCTTTCAAGTTTGATGTAAAAGTCTTTTTTATGACGATTCTAAGTGTTCTAAAGTCTGAAGGTGTACAAGAAGGAGAAACTACATAG
- a CDS encoding SPOR domain-containing protein, with the protein MFNKRWKKILLWTLSVIVVLGVGGLFAANYAVDKLMNSMVDGFDLESEDQVSGGQDQGTAPEDKVVDGDVEPVASVAPTTPSTDDEGSNDAGETEKNATPSTTSEPTKAPSTDSKDTSSHGYTAQVSTDKAKEIQENVTMKDKADVASIVLGQLSVSDINRLKDLARGGLNLDEKREARSIILGKVSEEQYNELSQIAKKYGISQGKTRDQILKEEEQSKAKEKGSE; encoded by the coding sequence ATGTTCAACAAACGATGGAAAAAGATCCTTTTATGGACGCTGTCAGTCATTGTAGTTCTGGGTGTTGGTGGTTTGTTCGCTGCGAATTATGCGGTCGATAAGCTGATGAATTCTATGGTGGATGGTTTTGATCTGGAGTCTGAGGATCAAGTTAGTGGTGGTCAAGATCAAGGAACTGCACCTGAAGATAAAGTGGTGGATGGTGATGTTGAACCTGTAGCGTCTGTAGCACCTACTACTCCATCAACAGATGATGAGGGAAGCAATGATGCTGGGGAAACTGAAAAAAATGCAACACCTTCTACTACTAGTGAACCTACGAAAGCTCCATCAACAGATTCGAAAGATACCTCTTCACATGGTTATACAGCACAGGTCTCAACAGATAAAGCTAAAGAAATTCAAGAGAATGTGACAATGAAGGATAAGGCAGATGTAGCCTCAATTGTTCTGGGTCAACTTAGCGTATCTGATATTAATCGTCTAAAAGATTTGGCCAGAGGTGGTTTGAATCTAGATGAGAAGCGGGAAGCACGCAGCATTATTCTAGGTAAAGTATCCGAAGAACAATATAATGAGCTATCACAGATAGCCAAGAAATATGGTATCAGTCAAGGAAAGACACGTGATCAAATCCTTAAAGAAGAAGAACAATCAAAAGCGAAAGAAAAGGGAAGTGAATAA